One genomic window of Salvia miltiorrhiza cultivar Shanhuang (shh) chromosome 4, IMPLAD_Smil_shh, whole genome shotgun sequence includes the following:
- the LOC131022885 gene encoding uncharacterized protein At2g29880-like, with protein MYESWTKEQSDALLEILVESAHRGWHDNIGLFSKATVEERILHVLNERLRCNKNYNHYQSRIKWFKSGWNAYSTLLKFNSGFGYDNNTKKFTASDEVWDAYVEAHPKDAYLRIGSFSDFEDLGIAVGNGVAVGRNAIGLGSATDARTIGVDESRGPHIEELNYDAENEAFVGLGQDDPPLSGSKSPLAFTEVPVESTQRRAPAKRSRGQFETNSGHTENSSHHEFMAEIKKITSTMDRVESLFVKRDTMLERREKEKSYTTLDAIKKIPDLSDDVRIKAFDLLVTKSQKDGFMKMIVPERKRWIEYKTRD; from the exons ATGTATGAATCATGGACAAAGGAACAAAGTGATGCCTTGTTAGAAATTCTGGTTGAGTCTGCACATAGGGGATGGCACGATAATATTGGTTTATTTAGCAAAGCCACAGTAGAGGAAAGGATATTGCATGTTCTGAATGAAAGACTTAGgtgcaataaaaattataatcactaCCAAAGTCGTATCAAATGGTTTAAGAGCGGTTGGAATGCTTATTCAACACTCTTGAAGTTTAACTCTGGTTTTGGCTATGACAACAACACCAAAAAATTCACAGCCTCAGATGAAGTATGGGATGCGTATGTAGAG gctcaCCCAAAAGATGCATACTTACGCATTGGGAGTTTTTCGGATTTTGAAGACTTGGGGATTGCTGTTGGAAACGGTGTGGCTGTAGGAAGAAACGCAATTGGATTGGGCAGTGCTACTGATGCTAGGACAATAGGAGTTGATGAAAGTAGAGGTCCGCACATAGAGGAGTTGAATTACGATGCTGAGAATGAGGCGTTTGTAGGACTGGGTCAAGATGATCCACCGTTATCCGGCTCCAAATCACCTTTGGCATTCACTGAAGTGCCTGTGGAGTCCACTCAGAGAAGAGCTCCCGCCAAAAGAAGCAGAGGCCAGTTTGAGACAAATTCAGGCCACACTGAAAATAGTTCGCATCATGAGTTCATggcagaaattaaaaaaatcactaGCACAATGGATCGAGTTGAAAGCCTCTTCGTGAAACGAGATACTATGCTGgagagaagagaaaaagaaaaaagttataCAACTTTGGATGCTATCAAAAAAATTCCTGATTTGAGTGACGATGTCCGCATCAAAGCATTTGACTTGCTTGTTACAAAGTCACAAAAGGATGGATTTATGAAAATGATTGTTCCTGAACGTAAAAGATGGATAGAATACAAGACTAGGGATTAG
- the LOC131022344 gene encoding LOW QUALITY PROTEIN: ribosome biogenesis protein BOP1 homolog (The sequence of the model RefSeq protein was modified relative to this genomic sequence to represent the inferred CDS: inserted 1 base in 1 codon): protein MADKAVTIRTRKFMTNRKQFIIDVLHPGRPNVSKSLTGDEGSSDESGPEESELSLSEDDEDAVQSSDDDDNSVSACHDKDSVEDNNHSSVSKGDEHDKFGVEDSGGRSDDSREIVEESDSSEDEVAPRNTIGNVPLKWYKDEEHIGYDLSGKKIKKKEKTSKLDSFLARTDDAKSWRKIIDEYNDEEVELTKEEINLIRRMMESKAPHADFDPYPSYIDWFTWDGAKHPLSNAPEPKRRFILSKWDAKKVVKYVRAIRNGQIKFDDKPKEEHKFYDLWGEASSADRQGLAYIPAPKPKLPGHEESYNPSLEYIPTQEEINAYQLMFEEDRPKFIPKQYTSLRSVPAYEKAVQETFDRCLDLYLCPRKYKKRINIDPESLKPKLPSPRNLKPYPTTCYLEYRGHKGPVTTISAETTGQWIASGSKDGTVRIWEVETGRCLQIWNIGEPIQEVEWNPELPLLAVAAGQDVFILHTRCGSDEHQKKIDDLLHVVPKTGADDFDINASIVNWVQDDAHGGIRLKHFKTVSKVEWHRKGDYLSTLMPSGQSRSVLVHQLSKKLTQRIPFKTKGIHVSSAFHPTRSIFFAATKKDVRVYDLLKXKTCQKLEPGVREISSIAIHPGGDNAIVGSKDGKMCWFDMDLSSKPYKVLRCHGKDITSVAYHRSYPLFASTSDDCTAYVFHGMVYSDLNQNPLIVPLEILRGHSSSDGRGVMDCKFHPRQPWLFTAGADSLIKLYCH, encoded by the exons ATGGCGGACAAGGCGGTCACAATCAGAACAAGAAAGTTCATGACAAATCGCAAGCAATTCATCATCGACGTGTTGCATCCAGGAAGACCTAATGTTTCCAAG AGTTTGACTGGGGATGAAGGCTCAAGTGATGAATCTGGACCTGAGGAAAGCGAATTATCTTTATCTGAGGATGATGAG GATGCTGTTCAATccagtgatgatgatgataattcAGTTAGTGCTTGCCATGATAAAGACTCTGTTGAAGATAACAACCATAGCAGTGTTAGCAAAGGTGATGAACATGATAAGTTTGGTGTTGAAGACAGCGGTGGAAGGAGTGATGATTCTCGTGAAATTGTTGAGGAGAGTGACTCATCTGAAGATGAG GTTGCACCTCGCAATACTATTGGAAATGTTCCTTTGAAATGGTACAAAGATGAGGAACATATTGGATATGATTTATCTggaaagaagataaagaaaaaagagaaaacgaGCAAGCTCGATTCTTTTCTTGCAAGGACTGATGATGCAAAGAGTTG GCGTAAGATAATAGATGAGTACAATGATGAGGAAGTAGAGTTGACAAAAGAAGAGATCAATCTCATCCGGAGAATGATGGAATCAAAGGCACCTCATGCTGATTTCGATCCATATCCT TCTTATATTGATTGGTTCACTTGGGATGGTGCTAAGCATCCACTCTCAAATGCACCAGAACCAAAGAGACGTTTCATTCTCTCTAAGTGGGATGCTAAAAAG gTTGTCAAGTATGTCCGGGCCATCAGGAATGGGCAGATTAAGTTTGATGACAAACCCAAAGAAGAACATAAATTTTATGACTTGTGGGGTGAAGCCAGTTCTGCTGATAGACAGGGATTGGCATATATTCCTGCACCAAAACCTAAGCTTCCAG GTCATGAGGAGTCTTACAATCCCTCTTTAGAATACATCCCGACACAAGAAGAAATTAATGCTTACCAGCTCATGTTTGAGGAGGACAGACCTAAATTTATACCAAAACA ATATACTTCCCTGAGAAGTGTTCCTGCATATGAGAAAGCTGTCCAAGAAACATTTGATCGATGTTTGGATCTCTATCTATGcccaagaaaatataaaaaacgt ATTAATATTGATCCCGAGTCTTTGAAACCAAAGCTGCCAAGCCCTAGAAATCTTAAACCGTATCCAACAACTTGTTATCTCGAGTACAGAGGCCATAAGGGTCCAGTGACGACTATTTCTGCAGAGACCACTGGACAATGGATTGCTTCTG GTTCAAAGGATGGAACTGTTCGCATTTGGGAAGTTGAAACTGGCAGGTGTCTCCAGATCTGGAATATAGGTGAACCTATTCAGGAGGTTGAATGGAATCCTGAGCTTCCATTATTAGCTGTAGCAGC GGGCCAAGATGTGTTCATTCTGCACACCAGGTGTGGAAGTGATGAACATCAGAAGAAGATCGATGATCTTCTCCATGTTGTACCGAAGACAGGGGCTGATGACTTTG ATATAAATGCATCCATTGTCAACTGGGTTCAGGATGATGCACATGGAGGAATCAGACTGAAGCATTTTAAG ACTGTTAGTAAAGTGGAATGGCATCGTAAAGGAGACTATCTTTCAACTCTCATGCCATCTG GCCAATCAAGATCAGTGTTAGTTCACCAACTCTCCAAAAAACTTACACAACGAATTCCATTCAAGACAAAAGGAATTCATGTTTCAAGTGCTTTTCATCCCACTCGTTCCATTTTCTTTGCTGCAACAAAAAAGGATGTCCGCGTCTATGATCTATTGA CAAAAACTTGTCAAAAACTTGAACCTGGTGTCCGTGAAATTTCATCCATAGCTATCCACCCTGGTG GTGATAATGCCATTGTTGGAAGCAAAGATGGAAAGATGTGTTGGTTTGACATGGATCTCTCATCCAAACCTTATAAAGTCCTTAG GTGCCACGGGAAGGATATCACCAGTGTTGCCTACCATCGGTCTTATCCTTTATTTGCATCAACCTCGGATGATTGCACCGCATACGTGTTCCATGGAATGGTTTATTCGGATCTGAATCAGAACCCGCTGATAGTTCCCCTGGAGATCCTCCGGGGGCATTCCAGTTCCGACGGAAGAG GAGTCATGGATTGTAAGTTCCATCCAAGGCAACCTTGGCTCTTCACCGCCGGTGCAGATTCTTTGATCAAGCTATATTGCCATTAG
- the LOC131022343 gene encoding protein RETICULATA-RELATED 4, chloroplastic-like, whose product MATAAFSRLTTQFIASPNAHHHHRHHSPSSLAYPSTTQFLKVTLSSTSSLQLIGSLHSPRRPSFNLISFSVGGGDESGGGLSGGGGGGGGGGDSGDGDAGKRNKAEAIMALAEAGRSLDSIPKDLAAAIEAGRIPGSIVHRFFELEKSPFLGWLLRFGGFKERLLADDLFLTKVGIECGVGIFTKTAAELEKRRENFTKELDFVLADVVMAIIADFMLVWLPAPTVSLRAPLAVTSGGLSKLFYGCPDNAFQVALAGTSYSFLQRVGAIVRNGAKLFAVGTSASLVGTGVTNLLISARKAIDKSFAGEAEDIPILSTSAAYGVYMSVSSNLRYQVLAGVIEQRILEPLLHEHKLVLSAVCFVVRTGNTFLGSLMWVDYARWIGIQRARE is encoded by the exons ATGGCCACCGCCGCTTTTTCACGCCTCACAACTCAATTCATCGCCTCACCAAATgcgcaccaccaccaccgccaccactCTCCCTCGTCCCTTGCCTATCCGTCGACTACCCAATTCCTTAAAGTTACTCTCTCCTCAACTTCTTCGCTCCAACTAATTGGCTCTCTCCACTCCCCTCGCCGTCCTTCATTTAATCTTATATCGTTCAGCGTCGGCGGAGGCGATGAATCCGGCGGTGGCCTtagcggcggtggcggcggcggcggaggaggaggagacaGTGGTGATGGAGATGCAGGGAAGAGAAACAAGGCTGAGGCGATCATGGCATTGGCCGAGGCCGGTAGATCTTTAGATAGCATTCCCAAGGATTTGGCAGCTGCCATTGAAGCAGGGAGGATTCCGGGATCGATTGTTCATCGGTTTTTCGAGCTCGAGAAGTCGCCTTTTCTGGGCTGGTTGCTCCGATTTGGAGGGTTTAAGGAGAGGTTGCTCGCCGATGATCTTTTCTTGACCAAAGTTGGCATTGAGTGCGGCGTCGGGATTTTCACCAAG ACTGCTGCAGAGCTGGAGAAGCGTCGAGAAAATTTCACCAAGGAGCTAGATTTCGTCTTGGCTGATGTG GTAATGGCCATTATTGCAGATTTCATGCTTGTCTGGCTACCTGCCCCCACTGTTTCTCTCCGAGCACCACTAGCTGTTACTTCTGGAGGTCTCAGTAAGCTCTTCTATGGCTGCCCTGATAATGCATTCCAG GTTGCCTTGGCGGGTACATCCTATTCATTCCTACAAAGAGTAGGGGCCATCGTG AGGAATGGTGCAAAGCTGTTTGCTGTTGGGACCAGTGCATCTTTG GTTGGGACGGGCGTTACAAATTTGTTAATCTCTGCTAGAAAGGCTATTGACAAATCTTTTGCCGGTGAAGCAGAAGACATTCCTATTTTGTCGACAAGTGCTGCATATGGGGTTTATATGTCAGTATCAAGCAACCTAAG GTACCAAGTACTTGCTGGAGTTATTGAACAACGGATTTTAGAGCCTCTGCTACACGAACATAAGCTCGTACTCAGTGCAGTCTGCTTTGTTGTGCGAACTGGCAACACGTTTCTTGGATCATTGAT GTGGGTCGACTATGCACGATGGATTGGAATCCAGAGGGCGCGCGAGTAG